The sequence cttgaaatacaccatgaagaccaaggagctctccaaacaggtcagggacaaagttgtggagaagtacagatcagggttgggttataaaaaaatatacaaaactttgaacattccacggagcaccattaaatcccttattaaaaaatggaaagaacatGGCACCACAACATACCTGCCAAGAGAggaccgcccaccaaaactcacagaccaggcaaggagggcattaatcagagaggcaacaacgAGCCCAGAGATATCCCTGAAAGAGCTTCAAAGCTCCACAGCGGTGATCGGAGTATcttgtccataggaccactataagccgtacactccacagagctgggctttacggaagagtggccagaaaataAACATTGCttgtccttaacgtaggagactctgctagctagccaacagctaacagctaacagctagccaacgtcaccacacgtctactgattcgaattcaatcaccggtcaggtagtatcacattttcatttcatttcattacagtacaacggtttgatttgtttgatcgtagctagctacatagctagctacatagccgtctttgtttcaaagataattgtgtagtctagaacgatttcctaggttagctagccagctattgtcgttcttttaacgcaacgtaacgtaaacaacactgctagctagccagctagcccccgaatagcagcactgtagaaactattacactcaacggaacgacttgattagtgtagtgtcaacaacgcagctactgccagctagcctactttagcagtactgtatcattttaatcattttagtcaataagattcttgctacgtaagcttaactttctgaacattcgaaacgtgtagtccacttgtcattccaatctccttgcattagcgtagccttttctgttgcctgtcaactatgtgtctgtctatccctgttctctcctctctgcacagaccatacaaacgctccacaccgcgtggccgcgaccaccctaatctggtggtcccagcgcgtacgacccacgtggagttccaggtctccggtagcctctggaactgccgatctgcggccaacaaggcagagttcatctcagcctatgcctccctccagtcccttgacttcttggcactgacggaaacatggatcaccacagataacactgctactcctactgctctctcctcgtccgcccacgtgttctcgcacacccgagagcttctggtcagcggggtggtggcaccgggatcctcatctctcccaagtggtctttctctctttctccccttacccatctgtctatcgcctcctttgaattccatgctgtcacagttaccagccctttcaagcttaacatccttatcatttatcgccctccaggttccctcggagagttcatcaatgagcttgatgccttgataagctcctttcctgaggacggctcacctctcacagttctgggcgactttaacctccccacgtctacctttgactcattcctctctgcctccttctttccactcctctcctcttttgacctcaccctctcaccttccccctactcacaaggcaggcaatacgcttgacctcatctttactagatgctgttcttccactaacctcattgcaactcccctccaagtctccgaccactaccttgtatccttttccctctcgctctcatccaacacttcccacactgcccctactcggatggtatcgcgccgtcccaactttcgctctctctcccccgctactctctcctcttccatcctatcatctcttccctctgctcaaactttctccaacctatctcctgattctgcctcctcaaccctcctctcctcccttactgcatcctttgactctctatgtcccctatcctccaggccggctcggtcctcccctcccgctccgtggctcgacgactcattgcgagctcacagaacagggctccgggcagccgagcggaaatggaggaaaactcgcctccccgcggacctggcatcctttcactccctcctctctacattttcctcctctgtctctgctgctaaagccactttctaccattctaaattccaagcatctgcctctaaccctaggaagctctttgccaccttctcctccctcctgaatccccccccctcctccctctctgcagatgacttcgtcaaccattttgaaaagaaggtcgacgacatccgatcctcgtttgctaagtcaaacgacaccgctggttctgctcacactgccctaccctatgctctgacctctttctccccctctctctccagatgaaatctcgcgtcttgtgacggccggccgcccaacaacctgcccgcttgaccctatcccctcctctcttctccagaccatttccggagaccttctcccttacctcacctcgctcatcaactcatccctgaccgctggctacgtccctcccgtcttcatgagagcgagagttgcaccccttctgaaaaaaaacctacactcgatccctccgatgtcaacaactacagaccagtatcccctctctcttttctctccaaaactcttgagcgtgccgtccttggccagctctaccgctatctctctcagaatgaccttcttgatccaaatcagtcaggtttcaagactagtcattcaactgagactgctcttctctgtatcacggaggcgctccgcactgctaaagctaactctctctcctctgctctcatccttctagacctatcggctgccttcgatactgtgaaccatcagatcctcctctccaccctctccgagttgggcatctctggcgcggcccacgcttggattgcgtcctacctgacaggtcgctcctaccaggtggcgtggcgagaatctgtctcctcaccacgcgctctcaccactggtgtccccagggctctgttctaggccctctcttattctcgctatacaccaagtcacttggctctgtcataacctcacatggtctctcctatcattgctatgcagacgacacacaattaatcttctcctttcccccttctgatgaccaggtggcgaatcgcatctctgcatgtctggcagacatatcagtgtggatgacggatcaccacctcaagctgaacctcagcaagacggagctcctcttcctcccggggaaggactgcccgttccatgatctcgccatcacggttgacaactccattgtgtcctcctcccagagcgctaagaaccttggcgtgatcctggacaacaccctgacgttctcaactaacatcaaggcggtgtcccgttcctgtaggttcatgctctacaacatccgcagagtacgaccctgcctcacacaggaagcggcgcaggtcctaatcccgtcttgattactgcaactcgctgttggctgggctccctgcctgtgccattaaacccctacaactcatccagaacgccgcagcccgtctggtgttcaaccttcccaagttctctcacgtcaccccgctcctccgctctctccactggcttccagttgaagctcgcatccgctacaagaccatggtgcttgcctgcggagctgtgaggggaacggcacctcagtacctccaggttcatccacctctggcctgctcgcctccctaccactgaggaagtacagttcccgctcagcccagtcaaaactgttcgctgctctggccccccaatggtggaacaaactccttagttatctttgttttctttattagtttggttaggtcagggtgtcaCAAGGGGTGGTTTGTTGTGTTTGCccatgtctagggtttttgtatgtttatggggttgtttactagtctaggtggtttgtatgtctatggttgcgtagattggttctcaattagaggcagctgtttatcgttgtctcatatttaggcagccatattccttgggtaattcgtgggtgattgtctatgtattagttgcctgtgtctgcacttaTTCTATATAGATTCATGTTTGTTTTTGTAAGTTTGTTGAAGTGTTCTTCGTTTCATTAAAATAGAAgatgtattcacatcacgctgtgccttggtctcattGCATATGGAAGAagatactctggtcagatgagactaaaattgagcattTTCGCCATAAAggaaaaacgctatgtctggcgcatacccaacacctctcatcaccctgagaacccCATCCCAGGGACTGGGGAACTGGTCAGAATGGAGGGAATGATGGATGACGCTAAATAaagggaaattattgagggaaacctgtttcagtcttccagagagttgaaactgggacggaggttcaccttccagcaggacaatgacactaagcatactgctaaagtaacactcgagtggtttaatgggaaacatttaaatgtcttggaatggcctagtcaaagcccagacctcaatccaactgagaatctgtggtattACTTAAAGATTGATGTACACCAGCGGAAGCCAtacaacttgaaggagctggagctgtTGTACCTTGAAAAATGGGCAAAATCCCAGTGACTAGATCTGCCAAACTTATAGAGACGtagaaagtattgactttgggggaggAGGTGAATAGTTacgcacgctcaagttttccgttaaaatattttgcatcttcaaagtggtaggcatgttatgtaaatcaaatgatacataCCCCCCCAAAATagattttaattccaggttttaaggcaacaaaataggaaaaataccaatgggggtgaatactttcgccgTACCTGGGTTAGGGATTATATAGACGGGGTATGGAGCAGTACCTGGGTTAGGGATTATATAGACGGGGTATGGAGCAGTACCTGGGTgttcatcgtcatcatcattatATCCAGAAACCTTGTTCCAGCAGCTCATGTTCCTCTTGGGGAACCAGCTGCCCCCCGTCAGACCACCTGTCTGAACTTCCTCTCTGATTCTGATGCTTAGGACGAAGAGGCTGCCGCTGGGACTTGAGATGAGACGGGTTCGagtgatgaagaggaggaggaggaggaggaggaggaagaagctGCCGCTGGGACTTGAGATGAGACGGGCACGagtgatgaagaggaggaggaagaggctgcCGCTGGGACTTGAGATGAGGCGGGTCCGACTGAAGAAGGTGTCGATGAAGGGGATGACCGGGTACTGAGCTAGTGAGAGAGGGCGGCTCTGCGGATGCTACTGTGTTTATctgaaacacacaaaaacacgcaGATAGGTTAAAACACAAAGCACCCAACACTGGGTGGGAGGCTGAAATAAATACATGTACAGATTTTTTTGTGCGATTTGAGCAGTAATTTGTGTTTTGGGGCACAGTTCAGAAGGAGCCAGTACGGTGTCTGAGAAGTGCCAAACCTCACCGTTCTACCGTGGTCCCTGAGCCTGATCTTGCGAGGGAAGCAGGGTAGACCCAggaaagaaacacacacagagaaacaccgCACTGACAAAACCAGCTGGACAATAGAGATCACGATCAGAGGAACCCACAGGATCAGTGTCATGCtctggaaagaggagagagacagatcagtttatctctctctgtgtgcatctgtctctctccctctgtctctctctctctctctctctctctctctctctctctgtgtgcatctgtctctctctctctctctctctctctctctgtgtgtgcatctgtctctctctctctctctctctctctctctctctctctctctctctctctctctctctctctctctctctctcttgtgtgtatctgtctctctctctctgtttctctctctctctgtgtgtgcatctgtctctctctctctctttctctctgtgtgtgcaagtgtgtgtgtgcctgtgtctgtgtgtgtgtgtgtgtgtgtgtatacagcaaACACCAGATGGACTTTAAAAGTAATGTACacatgtaaagaaaaaaatagtaatctggagagagacagagagcacggAATGTGTACAGTTATAAATTCCTTTTTCCTTAACACCATGGggcggtttcccagacacagattaaaccGAGCGAATCGTCATCTACACTCTTTATACTCCAGGACGGGGATTAATCTGTGTCCAGGTTTTAATCCGTCCCATGATGTCATTGGCTGGATTAGCTAGATAGACAGTTACCCAGCAGGTTTAAATCAGTCTATTTAAACATCAAGAACTATAACCGTTCCATATCGCATCGCTCAAGGACTATAGGTCCAAAGGTCCCATTATATAGCAAACTAGCACAGTCCTGCTAGTTTAAAGGTCCCATTACACAGCAAACTAGTACAGTCCTACTAGTTTAAAGGTCCCATTACACAGCAAACTAGTACAGTCCTACTAGTTTAAAGGTCCCATTACACAGCAAACTAGTACAGTCCTACTAGTTTAAAGGTCCCGTTACACAGCAAACTAACACAGTCCTACTAGTTTAAAGGTAGATAGCCTACCTGAtttctcaggtctaaatcagtatATTTAAATGTCAAGAACGATATAACCATTATATAGTGTAACCCTCGAGGACTGGTATATCTCTGACTATACATTATATAGTGTAACCCTCGAGGACTGGTATATCTCTGACTATACATTATATAGTGTAACCCTCGAGGACTGGTATATCTCTGACTATACATTATATAGTGTAACCCTCGAGGACTGGTATATCTCTGACTATACATTATATAGTGTAACCCTCGAGGACTGGTATATCTCTGACTATACATTATATAGTGTAACCCTCGAGGACTGGTATATCTCTGACTATACATTATATAGTGTAACCCTCGAGGACTGGTATATCTCTGACTATACATTATATAGTGTAACCCTCGAGGACTGGTATATCTCTGACTATACATTATATAGTGTAACCCTCGAGGACTGGTATATCTTTGACTATACATTATATAGTGTAACCCTCGAGGACTGGTATATCTTTGACTATACATTATATAGTGTAACCCTCGAGGACTGGTACATCTTTGACTATAGGCTaaagaaatgtgtcttgtcacctaaaacactcacaaacttctacagatgcacaatcgacagcatcctggcgggctgtatcacctcctggtactgcaactgctccgcccacaaccgtaaggctctccagagggtagtgaggtctgcacaacgcatcaccgggggcaaactacctgccctccaggacacctacaggacacccacccgatgtcacaggaaggccataaagatcatcaaggacaacaaccacccgagccactgcctgttcatcccgctatcatccagaaggcgaggtcagtacaggtgcatcaaagctgggacccgagagactgaaaaacagcttctatctcaaggccatcagactgttaaacagccaccactaacattgagtggctgctgccaacacactgactcaactccagccactttaatgatggaaaaatgtatgtaataaataaatatatcactagacactttaaacaataccacttaatataatgtttacataccctacattagtcatctcatatgtatatactgtactctataccatctactgcatcttgtttacataccctacattagtcatctcatatgtatatactgtactctataccatctactgcatcctgtttacataccctacattagtcatctcatatgtatatactgtactcgataccatctactgcatcttgtttacataccctacattagtcatctcatatatactgtactctataccatctactgcatctctgCCTTTCGGGCAtttctcatccatatattttaatttacatattgttattcattcctttacacctGTGTGTATAAAGGTAGTTTTTGTGAAATTGttaagattacttgttagatattactgcaaggTCGAAACaacaagcacaagcatttcgctacactcacattaacatctgctaaccatgtgtatgtgaccaataacatctgctaaccatgtgtatgtgaccaataacatctgttaaccatgtcaccaataacatctgctaaccatgtaatatatgccatttagcagacgcttttatccaaagcgacttacagtcatgtgtgcatacattctacgtatgggtggtcccggggatcgaactcactaccctggcgttacaagcgccatgctctaccaactaccAACTGAGGaccacatctgctaaccatgtgtatgtgaccaataacatctgctaaccatgtgtatgtgaccaataacatctgctaaccatgtgtatgtgaccaataacatctgcaaaccatgtgtatgtgactaataacatctgctaaccgtgtgtatgtgaccaataacatctgctaaccatgtgtatgtgaccaataacatctgctaaccatgtgtatgtgaccaataacatctgctaaccatgtgaccaataacatctgctaaccatgtgtatgtgaccaataacatctgctaaccatgtgtatgtgaccaataacatctgctaaccatgtgtatgtgaccaataacatctgctaaccatgtgtatgtgaccaataacatctgctaaccatgtgaccaataacatctgctaaccatgtgtatgtgaccaataacacctgctaaccatgtgaccattaacatctgctaaccatgtgtatgtgaccattaacatctgctaacgatgtgtatgtgaccattaacatctgctaaccatgtgtatgtgaccaataacatctgctaaccatgtgtatgtgaccaataacatctgctaaccatgtgtatgtgaccattaacatctgctaaccatgtgtatgtgaccaataacatctgctaaccatgtgtatgtgaccaataacatctgctaaccatgtgtatgtgactaataacatctgctaaccatgtgtatgtgaccaataacatctgctaaccgtgtgtatgtgaccaataacatctgctaaccatgtgtatgtgaccaataacatctgctaaccatgtgtatgtgaccattaacatctgctaaccgtgtgtatgtgaccaataacatctgctaaccgtgtgtatgtgaccaataacatctgctaaccatgtgaccaataacatctgctaaccatgtgtatgtgaccaataacatctgctaaccatgtgtatgtgaccaataacatctgctaaccatgtgtatgtgaccaataacatctgctaaccatgtgaccaataacatctgctaaccatgtgtatgtgaccattaacatctgctaaccatgtgtatgtgaccaataacatctgctaaccatgtgtatgtgaccaataacatctgctaaccatgtgtatgtgaccattaacatctgctaaccatgtgtatgtgaccattaacatctgctaaccatgtgtatgtgaccattaacatccaGTGACCAGACCACATGACCCACTGACCAGACCACATGACCCAGTGACCAGACCACATGACCCAGTGACTAGACCACATGACCCAGTGACCAGACCACCCCTCCACATGACCCAGTGACCAGACCACATGACCCAGTGACCAGACCACATGACCCACTGACCAGACCACACGACCCACTGACCAGTCCACATGACACACTGACTCCATATGTGACTTACATAAACGCGTGTGTGGTCGAAAGGGCACTCGTTAGTGATGCTGGCGCAGCCAATAGCGTTGGGGAACCGGCAGTGAGTCAGGAGGCTCCGCCCACCATTAACTGTGACCCTCACCACAGAAACGGTGAGGCCAATCGCAGACGCTGTGGCCAGGAGACTACCAAACAGGCTGACCACGAACAACGAccatgtctgagagagagagagagagagagagagagagagagagagagagagacagagagagaaagagagagacagacagagagagagagagagagagagagagagagagagagagagagagagagagagagagagagagagagagagagagagagagagagagagagagagagagacagagacagagagagaaagagagagacagacagagagagagagacagagagagagagagagagagagagagagagagagagagagagagagagagagagagagagagacagagagacagagagacagagagacagagagagagagagagagagagagagagagagagagagagagagtgtgtgtgtgagagagagacagagagacagagagacagattgagagagatagagagagagagagagagagagagagagagagacagagagacagagagagagagagagagagagagagagagagagacagatagagacagatagagagagatagagagagagagagagacagagagagagagagacagatagagagagatagagagagagagacagacagagagagagagacagagagacagatagagagagatagagagagagagacagacagagagagagagagagagagagagagagagagagagagagagagagagagagagagagatgagagagagagagatgggagagagagagagagagagagagagagagagagagagggagagagagagaaagagagagacaattgAGCTCCAGTGGCACAAAAACAGTCAGTACAGTTCATAAAGTTcattaaaggcaattctaccaaatactaattgagtgtatgtaaacttctgaaccactgggaatgtgatgaaagaaataaaagctgaaataaatcgttctctctactattgttctgacatttcacattcttaaaataaagtggtgatcctaactgacctaaaacaggacatTTTTTCTAGGattataaatgtcaggaattgagaaaaactgagattaaatgtagttggctaaagtgtatgtaaacttccgacttcaactgtattatatTGAGTAAACATCAGTAACTCACCAGCACTCTGCTCTTCTTGTTTTTAGACAGGAGGATGGCCAGCATTCCTACAACAACACCCTACAGGGACATATTACGGAGATAGTTATTAGACAGGAGGATGGCCAGCATTCCTACAGAGATATATTACAGAGATAGTTATTAGACAGGAGGATGGCCAGCATTCCTACAGGGATATATTACAGAGATAGTTATTAGACAGGAGGATGGCCAGCATTCCTACAGGGATATATTACAGAGATAGTTATTAGACAGGAGGATGGCCAGTATTCCTACAGGGATATATTACAGAGAAAGTTATTAGACAGGAGGATGGCCAGTATTCCTATATCAACACCCTACAGGGACACATTTCAGCTGGatgagacaacacacacagaaaatcacccaatgtatgcacacatgactgtaagtcgctttggataaaagcgtctgctaaatggcatatattattatattattatttattgtgATGGAGAGACTGTGATAACTACTCCACTACATTAGATATCAGTCTCACCACTCGTCTAGTAGTACCACATTAGATATCAGTCTCACCACTAGTCTAGTAGTACCACATTAGATATCAGTCTCACCACTATTCCAGTAGTGAGTGCCATTATATTAGATATGGAGTACGCCACGGTGTTGGCTCGTGTGTTCAGGTTGATGTGTCGCAGCACAGCCCCGTGGACTAGCGCCCCCAGTAGGAAGTTGACGTGTCCTACAAGCACCATACTCAGGCCCATCTTCATCAGGGCCTTGGGCTGCTCCAGACTGGCGCAGCACCTAcctatagagagggaggggggaggcagaggagagagaaagaaagagaaagagagattgagagacagagagagagagacacatggagacagagacagagagagaaacagagagagcgagagaaagagagcgaaagagagagagagagagagagagagagagagagagagagagagagagagagagagagagagagagagagagaaagagagagaaaaagagagagagagagagaagagagagagagagagagagagagagagagagagagagagagaggacatagataCCGGAGAGAATGTAAACATCataaggaggaagagagagagaagtgaggagtCAGTATCATCAAGTCCATGTTCAGGGTCCATTT is a genomic window of Oncorhynchus keta strain PuntledgeMale-10-30-2019 chromosome 19, Oket_V2, whole genome shotgun sequence containing:
- the LOC118381219 gene encoding keratinocyte-associated protein 3-like, coding for MANTGRCCASLEQPKALMKMGLSMVLVGHVNFLLGALVHGAVLRHINLNTRANTVAYSISNIMALTTGIVGVVVGMLAILLSKNKKSRVLTWSLFVVSLFGSLLATASAIGLTVSVVRVTVNGGRSLLTHCRFPNAIGCASITNECPFDHTRVYSMTLILWVPLIVISIVQLVLSVRCFSVCVSFLGLPCFPRKIRLRDHGRTINTVASAEPPSLTSSVPGHPLHRHLLQSDPPHLKSQRQPLPPPLHHSCPSHLKSQRQLLPPPPPPPPLHHSNPSHLKSQRQPLRPKHQNQRGSSDRWSDGGQLVPQEEHELLEQGFWI